From Carettochelys insculpta isolate YL-2023 chromosome 3, ASM3395843v1, whole genome shotgun sequence, a single genomic window includes:
- the PLEK gene encoding pleckstrin, with the protein MEREPKRIREGYLVKKGSMFNTWKPMWVVLLEDGIEFYKKKIDSSPKGMIPLKGSSINSPCQDFGKRMFVFKFTTAKQQDHFFQAAYLEERDAWVRDIKKAIQCIEGGQKFARKSTRKSIRLPETINLSALYLSMKDPDKGVKELKLEKDKKVFNHCFTGSSVIDWLVSSNSIRNRKEGLMIASSLLNEGYLQPAGDTAKNAYEGLSDTPFLDLPDAYYYFADSGFFCEENSSDEDVVLKEEFRGTVVKQGCLLKQGHRRKNWKVRKFVLREDPAYLHYYDPAGGEDPLGAIHLRGCVVTAVEDTPDAKKHNVDTNLFEIITANEVHYFLQAATPVERTEWIKAIQVVSRTGK; encoded by the exons ATGGAGCGAGAACCCAAGCGAATAAGAGAAGGCTACTTAGTTAAGAAG GGGAGCATGTTTAACACCTGGAAGCCAATGTGGGTCGTGCTCCTAGAGGATGGAATTGAATTCTATAAGAAGAAGATTGACAGCAGTCCCAAAGGAATGATCCCCCTGAAAGGAAGCTCTATCAATAGCCCATGTCAGGATTTTGGCAAAAGGATG TTTGTCTTCAAGTTCACTACGGCCAAGCAGCAGGACCATTTTTTCCAAGCTGCCTACCTCGAGGAGAGAGACGCCTGGGTGCGGGATATCAAGAAGGCTATTCAATGCATCGAGGGAGGCCAAAAATTTGCCAGAAAATCCACCAGAAAGTCCATCAGGCTGCCTGAAACAATCAACCTGAG TGCCTTGTACCTTTCCATGAAGGATCCCGACAAAGGAGTAAAGGAACTGAAGCTGGAAAAAGACAAGAAAGTGTTTAATCACTGCTTTACAG GCAGCAGTGTGATTGACTGGCTTGTGTCGAGCAACTCTATCCGAAATCGCAAGGAGGGTCTCATGATCGCCTCTTCCCTGTTAAATGAAGGCtacctgcagccagctggggacacTGCCAAGAATGCTTATGAAGGACTGTCAGACACCCCCTTCCTCGATCTGCCTGATGCCTATTACTACTTT GCAGACAGTGGGTTCTTCTGCGAAGAGAATTCTAGTGATGAAGATGTGGTCTTGAAGGAAGAGTTCAGAGGCACGGTggtcaaacaaggctgtttacTGAAGCAG GGGCATCGGAGGAAAAACTGGAAAGTGAGAAAGTTTGTCCTAAGAGAGGACCCTGCGTATCTTCACTACTATGATCCTGCTGGG GGAGAAGATCCACTTGGAGCAATTCATTTGAGGGGTTGTGTGGTGACAGCTGTTGAAGACACACCAGATG CTAAGAAGCACAATGTTGATACCAACCTGTTTGAAATCATCACAGCAAATGAAGTTCACTATTTTTTGCAAGCCGCAACGCCTGTGGAACGTACAGAGTGGATCAAAGCAATTCAAGTTGTTTCTAGGACTGGGAAATGA